One Xenopus tropicalis strain Nigerian chromosome 8, UCB_Xtro_10.0, whole genome shotgun sequence genomic window carries:
- the LOC100490271 gene encoding tip elongation aberrant protein 1 isoform X1, with protein sequence MCESCWQRLLPTDQNETLFSCWPLSPLSPFYTMGRVEFYALWSLLEAPRQLISKGGRLSFQLPLPPPLPKQLIVFGLGDWSSYTMDTCITVQLITGETQKQPLGMLSADSRSLVWEGEWSRNIVMECVKLAAQGIPAKLSLIVTGQVLKAPGFSSSTPARRRLSVGLPKSPLLSESTIAPVRPLEDKSQPGEVIGLVVGGTQKDSPPLKKLAVNLPPHSIQGGKGGQENLKMSNWKPRNPRRLRFSSRGSEEGSDSAVCPSPRWYHCICLCDPETAILIGGEGANQQPCKDSLWKLEIDNDFWFPMDKLCAGPFPQSSRGHTATFDPETKKLFVYGGMKERSKFNNVYILDTVEWKWTLVTAVGKVPTLSHHSATMYQRELYVFGGLCSQSGTESCCNSLYIFNPDYNIWYQPIVEGERPLPRFGHTATLLGNRVVIFGGRRSPSPVYLNDLYILDLGYMEYSTVSISASMEKPSPRSFHAAVQVSDHKFLVHGGFSLLGPLSDAFIFDIDTLSWSSVKFGDLPPMSRAGHTLLNLTSYHLTDADKEKHRGRSICSVLITGGSDGSGTFYCDTPKLQLGID encoded by the exons ATGTGCGAGAGCTGCTGGCAGAGGCTGCTGCCCACTGATCAAAACGAGACACTTTTTTCTTGTTGGCCTTTAAGTCCTCTTTCACCATTCTATACAATGGGAAGAGTAGAGTTCTACGCTCTCTGGTCTCTTTTGGAAGCTCCTCGTCAACTGATCAG CAAGGGAGGACGGCTGAGTTTCCAACTTCCACTTCCACCACCCCTTCCCAAACAACTGATTGTCTTTGGCCTTGGCGACTGGAGCTCTTACACCATGGACACTTGTATCACAGTGCAGCTCATAACTGGAGAGACACAGAAACAGCCTTTAGGCATGCTGTCGGCTGACTCCAG GTCCCTTGTGTGGGAAGGAGAATGGAGTCGGAACATTGTCATGGAATGTGTAAAGCTGGCAGCTCAAGGAATTCCAGCAAAGCTTTCCCTTATAGTTACTGGGCAG GTGCTGAAAGCCCCAGGGTTCAGCAGCAGCACTCCAGCTAGAAGGCGACTAAGTGTGGGTCTACCCAAATCCCCTTTACTGTCTGAGAGTACCATTGCACCTGTCAGACCTCTGGAG GACAAAAGTCAGCCAGGAGAGGTCATAGGACTGGTAGTCGGTGGCACACAAAAAGATTCTCCCCCTCTTAAAAAGTTAGCTGTAAATCTACCTCCCCACAGTATACAGGGAGGAAAAGGTGGCCAGGAGAATCTTAAGATGTCAAACTGGAAGCCAAGGAACCCCCGAAGACTACGCTTTAGCAGCAGAGGGTCTGAGGAAGGTTCTGACTCAGCAG TGTGCCCCTCTCCACGGTGGTACCATTGCATCTGTCTTTGTGATCCAGAAACTGCAATCTTGATTGGTGGGGAAGGAGCCAACCAACAGCCCTGTAAGGACTCTCTCTGGAAGTTGGAAATTG ACAACGATTTTTGGTTCCCCATGGATAAACTGTGTGCTGGCCCTTTCCCCCAAAGTTCTCGAGGCCACACTGCAACCTTTGACCCggaaacaaaaaaattgtttgtgtaCGGTGGTATGAAGGAAAGAAGTAAGTTTAACAATGTCTACATACTGGACACTGTGGAATGGAAGTGGACACTGGTAACT GCAGTGGGAAAGGTGCCCACATTGTCCCATCACAGTGCTACAATGTACCAGCGAGAGTTGTACGTGTTTGGAGGACTGTGTTCACAGTCTGGCACAGAGAGCTGCTGCAACTCTCTTTATATCTTCAACCCTGATTACAATATCTGGTACCAGCCCATTGTTGAGGGTGAACGGCCACTTCCAAGGTTTGG TCATACCGCCACATTGCTTGGGAATCGTGTAGTGATATTTGGGGGCCGTCGCTCCCCTTCACCAGTTTATCTTAATGACTTGTACATCTTGGACCTTG GTTACATGGAATATTCAACAGTTTCCATTTCTGCTTCTATGGAAAAACCTTCACCACGCAg TTTTCATGCAGCAGTACAGGTCTCTGATCACAAGTTTCTGGTCCATGGAGGCTTCTCTTTGCTTGGGCCCCTTAGTGATGCATTCATCTTTGATATAG ATACTTTGTCTTGGAGCTCTGTTAAGTTTGGGGATTTGCCACCCATGTCTCGAGCTGGTCACACTTTACTGAACCTCACCTCATATCATCTGACTGATGCTGATAAAGAGAAGCACAGGGGACGTAGTATTTGCAGTGTACTTATCACTGGAGGCTCAGATGGTTCTGGAACCTTCTACTGTGACACTCCTAAACTGCAATTGGGTATTGACTGA
- the LOC100490271 gene encoding tip elongation aberrant protein 1 isoform X2 — translation MCESCWQRLLPTDQNETLFSCWPLSPLSPFYTMGRVEFYALWSLLEAPRQLISKGGRLSFQLPLPPPLPKQLIVFGLGDWSSYTMDTCITVQLITGETQKQPLGMLSADSRSLVWEGEWSRNIVMECVKLAAQGIPAKLSLIVTGQVLKAPGFSSSTPARRRLSVGLPKSPLLSESTIAPVRPLEDKSQPGEVIGLVVGGTQKDSPPLKKLAVNLPPHSIQGGKGGQENLKMSNWKPRNPRRLRFSSRGSEEGSDSAVCPSPRWYHCICLCDPETAILIGGEGANQQPCKDSLWKLEIDNDFWFPMDKLCAGPFPQSSRGHTATFDPETKKLFVYGGMKERSKFNNVYILDTVEWKWTLVTAVGKVPTLSHHSATMYQRELYVFGGLCSQSGTESCCNSLYIFNPDYNIWYQPIVEGERPLPRFGHTATLLGNRVVIFGGRRSPSPVYLNDLYILDLAIYLQVTWNIQQFPFLLLWKNLHHAVFMQQYRSLITSFWSMEASLCLGPLVMHSSLI, via the exons ATGTGCGAGAGCTGCTGGCAGAGGCTGCTGCCCACTGATCAAAACGAGACACTTTTTTCTTGTTGGCCTTTAAGTCCTCTTTCACCATTCTATACAATGGGAAGAGTAGAGTTCTACGCTCTCTGGTCTCTTTTGGAAGCTCCTCGTCAACTGATCAG CAAGGGAGGACGGCTGAGTTTCCAACTTCCACTTCCACCACCCCTTCCCAAACAACTGATTGTCTTTGGCCTTGGCGACTGGAGCTCTTACACCATGGACACTTGTATCACAGTGCAGCTCATAACTGGAGAGACACAGAAACAGCCTTTAGGCATGCTGTCGGCTGACTCCAG GTCCCTTGTGTGGGAAGGAGAATGGAGTCGGAACATTGTCATGGAATGTGTAAAGCTGGCAGCTCAAGGAATTCCAGCAAAGCTTTCCCTTATAGTTACTGGGCAG GTGCTGAAAGCCCCAGGGTTCAGCAGCAGCACTCCAGCTAGAAGGCGACTAAGTGTGGGTCTACCCAAATCCCCTTTACTGTCTGAGAGTACCATTGCACCTGTCAGACCTCTGGAG GACAAAAGTCAGCCAGGAGAGGTCATAGGACTGGTAGTCGGTGGCACACAAAAAGATTCTCCCCCTCTTAAAAAGTTAGCTGTAAATCTACCTCCCCACAGTATACAGGGAGGAAAAGGTGGCCAGGAGAATCTTAAGATGTCAAACTGGAAGCCAAGGAACCCCCGAAGACTACGCTTTAGCAGCAGAGGGTCTGAGGAAGGTTCTGACTCAGCAG TGTGCCCCTCTCCACGGTGGTACCATTGCATCTGTCTTTGTGATCCAGAAACTGCAATCTTGATTGGTGGGGAAGGAGCCAACCAACAGCCCTGTAAGGACTCTCTCTGGAAGTTGGAAATTG ACAACGATTTTTGGTTCCCCATGGATAAACTGTGTGCTGGCCCTTTCCCCCAAAGTTCTCGAGGCCACACTGCAACCTTTGACCCggaaacaaaaaaattgtttgtgtaCGGTGGTATGAAGGAAAGAAGTAAGTTTAACAATGTCTACATACTGGACACTGTGGAATGGAAGTGGACACTGGTAACT GCAGTGGGAAAGGTGCCCACATTGTCCCATCACAGTGCTACAATGTACCAGCGAGAGTTGTACGTGTTTGGAGGACTGTGTTCACAGTCTGGCACAGAGAGCTGCTGCAACTCTCTTTATATCTTCAACCCTGATTACAATATCTGGTACCAGCCCATTGTTGAGGGTGAACGGCCACTTCCAAGGTTTGG TCATACCGCCACATTGCTTGGGAATCGTGTAGTGATATTTGGGGGCCGTCGCTCCCCTTCACCAGTTTATCTTAATGACTTGTACATCTTGGACCTTG CAATTTATCTGCAGGTTACATGGAATATTCAACAGTTTCCATTTCTGCTTCTATGGAAAAACCTTCACCACGCAg TTTTCATGCAGCAGTACAGGTCTCTGATCACAAGTTTCTGGTCCATGGAGGCTTCTCTTTGCTTGGGCCCCTTAGTGATGCATTCATCTTTGATATAG